Proteins found in one Cyprinus carpio isolate SPL01 chromosome B10, ASM1834038v1, whole genome shotgun sequence genomic segment:
- the LOC109088185 gene encoding spindle and kinetochore-associated protein 2-like, whose protein sequence is MNLRHKDFNQIQQKDKLPYILGETSTSSYLAARLFVDIIYMIGYFSMQMDRPECFQKAEADIEYVEKRLKFDFVANAREAGTVEGNPVQLLENLSAIKARHAALCAQVEEIAAEQKRSMDSIRAHLDTTVQLVQQLQNTADVQVPPLTKEEQEARDFLCSSIATLNVEAVPTEEPLISIGVSINNYCKLLFLFFFHSLAAQFVCDEVSEGTFETVPRSVRGNVKLNDLNTLYKQLSEYFSDKDRAPISTQRMKKLNMKVSDSALKTLQHLKIVELDKKGLVSLLAKDREKTGTK, encoded by the exons ATGAACCTAAGA cacaaagacTTCAACCAGATACAACAAAAGGACAAACTGCCGTACATTCTGGGAGAAACCTCAACAAGCTCTTACCTGGCTGCAAG GCTTTTTGTTGACATTATTTACATGATTGGATATTTCAGCATGCAAATGGACCGCCCTGAATGT TTCCAGAAAGCAGAAGCTGATATAGAATATGTGGAAAAGCGGCTGAAATTTGACTTCGTGGCCAATGCACGAGAAGCGGGCACGGTTGAG GGAAACCCTGTTCAGTTGCTGGAGAACCTGTCGGCGATCAAAGCACGGCATGCGGCCCTGTGCGCGCAGGTGGAGGAGATTGCGGCAGAACAGAAACGATCGATGGATTCAATACGAGCTCACCTGGACACCACTGTGCAGCTGGTTCAACAGCTGCAGAACACAGCAGATGTGCAG GTTCCGCCACTGACAAAAGAAGAACAAGAAGCCAGAGATTTTCTCTGCTCATCCATTGCCACATTAAATGTAGAG GCCGTGCCTACAGAAGAACCTCTCATCAGCATCGGTGTCAGTATCAATAATTAttgtaagttgttgtttttgtttttttttcactctcttgCAGCACAGTTCGTGTGTGACGAGGTGTCTGAGGGGACATTTGAGACTGTCCCGCGGAGTGTACGTGGTAATGTGAAGCTGAATGACCTCAACACGCTCTATAAGCAGTTATCCGAGTACTTCTCAGATAAGGACAG GGCGCCAATAAGCACTCAGAGGATGAAGAAGCTGAACATGAAAGTCAGTGATTCTGCATTGAAGACCTTACAGCATCTTAAAATCGTTGAGCTGGATAAAAAAGGACTTGTGTCATTGCTGGCAAAAGACAGGGAAAAAACAGGGACAAAATAG